The genomic segment AAGAAGGTCCTGAGGTATGGCGAGTTGCAATTACAAAGAAATAAATATTTTAAAGAAGATGTTTCAGATATTAATCTAAGGCATCTTTTTGCGTAACAGTAAGGCGTATTTTACTAAAAAAGTACCTTATAAGATTAGCTAAATCCCATAAGGAAAAAATAACTATATCCTTTGTTATTTTTTTGTTTTACTTAAAAAGTTATATTTTATCAGATTATCATACAAAGTTTGCATACGGTGAATTAAAGTAAACTAAAGTGCAAATGATATATACGCACACAAAGTCATAAAAAGATAGGAGGTTTATTATGGATAGTTATGTTTGTACAGTATGTGGTTATATTTATGATCCAGCGGTAGGGGATTCTGATAATGGTGTTAATCCTGGAACAAAATTTGAAGATATTCCTGATGATTGGGTATGCCCTTTATGTGGAGTACCAAAATCGGATTTTGAAAAAGTAGAATAATATGATTATAGGGCATAAATTAGTTTTGAACTAAAATAGTAGAGAAGCAATGAGCTTGCAAGGGATCGCTATAAAACTAACAGAGTTTGTTTTATAGCGGCTCTTTATTTCAACAATAAAATAATGTGAATTTCGAAGAGCTCACATTGAATGTATAATTAAATTATGCGACTAACTAAATCATCATTAAAAATTATAATGAGTTTAATAATGATTTTCAACGTTTGACCAATAAGGAATAATAATTTAATTTATACAAATAATAATATAGATTAATTTTAAGGAGTGATTTCTATGGATGAAAATCCTATGTTTTGCTATCAGTGTGAGCAAACAGCAGGGGGAAAAGGATGCACCAAAATGGGTGTGTGCGGAAAAACACCTGAAATAGCTAATCTTCAAGATTTACTTTTATACCAATGCAAAGGTATAAGTTGTTATGTCATGGATCTTATAGAAAAAGGCGAGGAAATAGATAAAAGTATAGTTAGTTTTGTAGAAAATTCGTTATTCACTACACTTACAAATGTTAATTTTGATGCAGAAGTTCATGTAGAAATGCTTAAGGAATCTCAAAAAATAAAAGAGAGTTTAAGAGATAAAGTGAGTTCTGATAAAGAATATCCAGAACAAGCAACTTATAACTTAAGTGAAACTAAGGAAGAAATGCTTAAAGATGCAAAAAGAGCTGGAATTATGTTTGACCAAGATTTAGATGCTGATGTAAGATCACTTAGACAAACAATAGTTTATGGCTTAAAGGGAATAAGTGCATATGGGCATCAAGCAAGGTGTTTAGGTTATTATGATGATCAAGTTGATAATTTCTATTTTAGAGGATTAGAATGTACAACAAATGATAATTTAAGCGTTGAAGAGTTAATTAGAATGACTATGAGAACCGGTGATATGAGTGTTGCTGTTATGAGTAAATTAGATGAAGCTAATACAGGGACTTATAAGAATCCAAGTCCTCATAAAGTTAATGTAAATATTAAAAAGGGACCATTTATCATTGTTTCAGGGCATGATTTAAGAGACTTAGATATGTTATTAGAACAAACTGAAGGCAAAGGAATTAACATATATACTCATGGTGAAATGATACCTAGTCATGGTTATCCTGAACTTAAAAAATATGAACACCTTGTAGGAAATTATGGGGGTGCTTGGCAAGATCAACAAAAAGAATTTGATGGTATACCAGGCTGTATTTTAATGACTACAAATTGCTTGATGAGACCTAGGGAAACATATAAAGATAGAATTTTTACAACAAGTGTAGTTGGATGGGATGGAGTTAAATATATTCCTGCCGACAAAGATGGTCATAAAGACTTTACACCAATAATAGAAAAAGCATTAGAACTTGGTGGGTTTACAAAAACAGAAGAACCAAAAGAAATTCTTGTTGGGTTTGGTCACCACGCTACATTAAGTCATGCAGAAACAATTGTTAATGCAGTTAAGGACGGAAGCATTAGACATTTCTTCTTAATTGGAGGGTGTGATGGCGCTAGGCCAGGAAGAAATTACTATACTGAATTTGCAAAGAAGGTTCCAGAAGATTGTGTTATCCTAACCTTAGCATGCGGGAAATATAGATTTAATAAATTAGATTTTGGAGAAGTTGCTGGACTTCCAAGATTATTAGATGTTGGCCAATGCAATGATGCTTATTCAGCAGTTAGAATTGCAACAGCACTTGCAGATGCATTTGATACCAGTGTAAATGGATTACCATTATCAATAGTTCTTTCGTGGTATGAACAAAAAGCGGTTGCTGATCTTTTAGCATTACTTTCATTAGGTATAAAAGGAATGTTCCTTGGGCCATCACTTCCAGCGTTTATAAGTCCTAATGTATTGCAATATTTAGTTGATACATTTAACTTACAAACAATAAGTGAGCCTGACGAAGATTTAAAAACTTGCTTAAAACAAAGTGTATAAATGTAAATAATAATAATTTAAATAGAAACTATCTCAATTTTAGAGATAGTTTTTTTGTTATATATAATTATAAATTTAGTAATGCAGTATAAATTGAGTCAGTGTTTATTTCATTTTAATTTTAGAATTTGAATTTTTTTAAAACTTGATTGAAATCATATTGTTTTTATTTTTGCAAAGATATAATAGGCTCATGAGCTAAATGAAACAAGCTTAAGAAAAACAAGCATTAAAATAAAGAACTGAAGAAAAATGAGGAGGATTTCAATGATAGATTCTAATAAGATAAATTCAAATAACAAATGGAAGGGATTTAAAGACTTCCTTGTATATAAAACAGTTAAAGAAGATGAGGTAGTTACATCATTCTATTTAAAATCATTAGATGGAAGTAAGCTTCCTGAATTTATAGCAGGGCAATTTATAACTGTCAGAATAAAAAATGAAGATAATACTTTTACTAAACCTAGACAATATACATTGTCCATGAATTCTAATGAAGAATTTTATAGAATAAGTGTAAAGAGAGAAGAGAATGGTTACTTAAGCAAAAAACTATGTGATGAAATAAAGGCAGGAGATAATCTTCAAATAACTGCACCTCTTGGAAATTTCATATTAAAGGATAGTGAAAAGCCACTAGTTTTAATAGGAGGGGGAATTGGAATAACACCGATGCTTACAATGGCTTATGATG from the Clostridium beijerinckii genome contains:
- the rd gene encoding rubredoxin, coding for MDSYVCTVCGYIYDPAVGDSDNGVNPGTKFEDIPDDWVCPLCGVPKSDFEKVE
- the hcp gene encoding hydroxylamine reductase, coding for MDENPMFCYQCEQTAGGKGCTKMGVCGKTPEIANLQDLLLYQCKGISCYVMDLIEKGEEIDKSIVSFVENSLFTTLTNVNFDAEVHVEMLKESQKIKESLRDKVSSDKEYPEQATYNLSETKEEMLKDAKRAGIMFDQDLDADVRSLRQTIVYGLKGISAYGHQARCLGYYDDQVDNFYFRGLECTTNDNLSVEELIRMTMRTGDMSVAVMSKLDEANTGTYKNPSPHKVNVNIKKGPFIIVSGHDLRDLDMLLEQTEGKGINIYTHGEMIPSHGYPELKKYEHLVGNYGGAWQDQQKEFDGIPGCILMTTNCLMRPRETYKDRIFTTSVVGWDGVKYIPADKDGHKDFTPIIEKALELGGFTKTEEPKEILVGFGHHATLSHAETIVNAVKDGSIRHFFLIGGCDGARPGRNYYTEFAKKVPEDCVILTLACGKYRFNKLDFGEVAGLPRLLDVGQCNDAYSAVRIATALADAFDTSVNGLPLSIVLSWYEQKAVADLLALLSLGIKGMFLGPSLPAFISPNVLQYLVDTFNLQTISEPDEDLKTCLKQSV
- a CDS encoding FAD-binding oxidoreductase is translated as MIDSNKINSNNKWKGFKDFLVYKTVKEDEVVTSFYLKSLDGSKLPEFIAGQFITVRIKNEDNTFTKPRQYTLSMNSNEEFYRISVKREENGYLSKKLCDEIKAGDNLQITAPLGNFILKDSEKPLVLIGGGIGITPMLTMAYDAVNSDRKIHFIYSIPNSTHHSFKEETVKLHNNNFKSNVFYTRPKENEKLGKDFDVQGRISEKWMIDNLPKDGDFYFCGPVPFMKTVYHNLISMAIEKENINFEMFEAGVDITKE